From a single Solenopsis invicta isolate M01_SB chromosome 6, UNIL_Sinv_3.0, whole genome shotgun sequence genomic region:
- the LOC120358123 gene encoding uncharacterized protein LOC120358123, translating into MSQLGPATKAFEIVSIDTIGGFGGTRSTKKYIHLLVDHFTRYAFISTSKSQNANDFIKLVQTVLEIEKIGTILTDQYPGLNSREFKDYVKKKEIQLIFTAINAPFSNGLNERLNQTLTNKIRCRINEEENRRAWTTIARECVNRYNKLEHTITGFTPEYLLHGTDTSNIPEELRRKKNGEDWIRDKKLASERTQKSHKYNKNIFDKNRKHHEFNVGDKVFIENGNKLNRKKLEELRIGPFTIEEKVSNSIYKIKTGRRNQDTSLFHATKLIPLLEAEED; encoded by the coding sequence ATGTCACAATTAGGACCAGCAACTAAGGCCTTTGAAATCGTGTCTATAGATACAATCGGAGGATTCGGAGGCACTAGATcgacaaaaaaatacatacatttactAGTCGACCATTTCACGAGATACGCGTTTATTTCAACGTCAAAAAGCCAAAATGCCAACGATTTCATAAAATTAGTTCAAACTGTGCTGGAGATAGAAAAGATCGGAACAATCTTGACAGATCAATACCCCGGTCTAAATTCAAGAGAGTTTAAAGactatgtaaaaaagaaagaaatacaaCTAATTTTCACTGCAATAAATGCACCATTCTCTAATGGTCTAAACGAAAGGCTGAACCAGACACTAACAAACAAAATAAGATGCAGAATCAACGAAGAAGAAAATAGAAGAGCATGGACAACGATAGCACGGGAATGTGTGAATAGGTACAACAAACTAGAACATACAATCACAGGATTTACACCGGAGTACCTATTACACGGAACAGACACCAGCAACATACCAGAAGAattaagaagaaagaaaaacggaGAAGACTGGATAAGGGACAAAAAGCTAGCATCAGAGAGAACACAAAAATCACAtaagtataacaaaaatatattcgaCAAGAATAGAAAACACCATGAATTCAACGTGGGAGATAAAGTATTCATAGAAAACGGGAACAAACTCAACAGGAAAAAGCTAGAAGAACTAAGAATCGGACCATTCACAATAGAGGAAAAAGTTTCAaactcaatttataaaataaaaactggtAGAAGAAATCAAGATACAAGTCTATTCCATGCGACAAAGCTAATTCCACTATTAGAAGCCGAAGAGGATTGA
- the LOC120358122 gene encoding uncharacterized protein LOC120358122, which translates to MKLRFAFKAVVSPKDSKSTVAAITSIATEDGEQYAIPDELIYADYHGELTKTENFKKVKESLGRRHDELKIWITLTKELEKTYVDEEGNIQFGGKYLKQIARGHTEENSDLAKILGKLVENSEKKEEEKNLKHIIDKFVLGKFNHKTSNVKQWLDTFEKECGRFNIEKDKTKIELLRAFLDGTCQDWYTSTVIRGEHEDDWQGWKQELIETFANKGWSSRTYAHYFKYKEGSLIQYAIKKERLLLEINKDMDADTMIDRIAFGLPDFIREKIDREEIKNTRDLVNELQKLEGITDKKKTFRKEGKPENRVKNEERKPCKTCEEMDKGARYHPEEKCWFRREEKEKPKAIGSNSVIEVDLSTEKKNE; encoded by the coding sequence ATGAAATTAAGATTTGCATTCAAAGCGGTGGTGTCCCCAAAGGATAGCAAATCTACGGTTGCGGCCATAACCTCAATCGCTACAGAAGATGGGGAACAATACGCTATACCAGATGAACTCATCTATGCAGATTATCACGGAGAATTAACAAAGACGGAGaatttcaaaaaagtaaaagaatcaTTAGGAAGGAGGCACGATGAGTTGAAAATATGGATAACGCTGACAAAAGAATTGGAAAAGACATACGTAGACGAAGAAGGAAATATCCAGTTTGgaggaaaatatttaaaacaaatagcGCGAGGACACACTGAAGAAAACTCAGATTTGGCAAAAATACTGGGAAAACTAGTGGAAAactcagaaaaaaaagaagaagagaaaaatttaaaacacattATAGATAAATTTGTATTAGGGAAATTCAACCATAAAACATCCAATGTTAAACAATGGTTAGACACATTCGAGAAGGAATGTGGAAGATTTAATATAGAAAAGGATAAAACCAAAATCGAATTATTGAGAGCATTTTTAGACGGAACATGCCAAGACTGGTACACTTCTACAGTAATAAGAGGGGAACATGAAGACGATTGGCAGGGATGGAAGCAAGAACTAATAGAAACCTTCGCAAATAAAGGATGGAGTAGCAGAACATATGCTCACTATTTTAAGTACAAGGAAGGCTCACTAATACAATATGCAATAAAGAAAGAACGACTATTACTGGAAATAAACAAGGACATGGACGCGGATACAATGATAGATAGGATTGCATTTGGCTTACCAGATTTCATCAGAGAGAAAATTGACagggaagaaataaaaaatacaagagaTTTAGTGAATGAATTACAGAAGCTTGAAGGAATAacagataaaaagaaaacatttagaaaagaaGGCAAACCAGAAAACAGAGTTAAGAATGAAGAAAGGAAACCATGCAAAACATGTGAGGAGATGGATAAAGGTGCAAGATATCACCCAGAAGAGAAATGCTGGTTTAgacgagaagaaaaagagaagccAAAAGCCATAGGAAGCAATTCAGTAATAGAAGTAGACCTAAgtacagagaaaaaaaacgaatag